Proteins encoded by one window of Manihot esculenta cultivar AM560-2 chromosome 10, M.esculenta_v8, whole genome shotgun sequence:
- the LOC122724823 gene encoding disease resistance protein RPV1-like: MASSSSSSSTHQLKKYDVFISFRGADVRVGFLSHLQEALRRNLINAFVDENLDKGEEISASLLDIIEKCNISIIIFSENYAQSRWCLDELLKINECKKTMGQKVLPVFYNVDPTQVQELTGSFGDAIAKHVEEFKDSLYNKVESWSQALRETAGLAGLVSHNTM, translated from the coding sequence atggcttcttcttcttcttcttcgtcgACCCATCAACTGAAGAAATACGATGTGTTCATTAGTTTCAGAGGAGCTGATGTTCGCGTTGGTTTTCTGAGTCATCTGCAAGAAGCATTGCGCCGAAACCTAATCAATGCTTTTGTGGATGAAAATCTTGATAAAGGAGAAGAAATCTCAGCATCCCTCTTGGACATAATTGAAAAATGCAATATTTCCATTATTATTTTCTCGGAAAATTATGCACAATCTCGGTGGTGCTTGGATGAATTACTGAAGATAAACGAGTGCAAGAAAACCATGGGACAAAAAGTCTTGCCGGTTTTCTACAACGTAGATCCAACACAAGTTCAAGAGTTGACAGGCAGCTTCGGGGATGCAATTGCAAAGCATGTTGAAGAATTCAAGGACTCTTTGTATAATAAGGTGGAGAGCTGGTCCCAAGCTTTGAGAGAAACTGCTGGGTTGGCAGGCTTGGTCTCCCACAACACTATGTAA
- the LOC110624241 gene encoding disease resistance protein RPV1, giving the protein CNIRPESKLIEEIVNQISKKLNDVFSDDAYDEGLIGIDSRVEDAKTLLCLGPIDVRVLGIWGMGGIGKSTIAGRLFDRISGEFNIKCFVTDVRERYKNGGPDGVRQEVLLQLFGRETYDAGIPIMLSSSIIRKRLFRKKVLIALDDVSDIEQIELSIGKTAIYGAGSRFIFTSRDKQLLRNMDAEIYEVEKLNDYEASWLFRFHAFKHAVSGKEYIMLSKRVVRYAQGNPLALKVLGSNLYGRSLEEWEDEMDKLEVTSDYKIQRILKFSYDGLSDFEKEIFLDIACFFKGEKRDVVEKMLDVAGSKIGISRLIDKSLVSEENCRLLIHDLVQQMGMDIIFEENQQGKHRRLWHPNDIYYILQAPRKPQLFIPEANLYWFAIVIKQGIEVKGISLDMSRIREVELSPTAFQKLYRLRWLKFYCPEPHESRVYIPEGLTNLPYELRLLHWCQYPMKCLPLSFCAEKLVKIIITGSKLEELWDGVQHLGNLKVLNLSNSKYLMRIPDLSSAANLDVLKLRGCVSLVEIPSTIKYLSKLYQLDLSYCRRLCKLPSFLHLKNLAILFLFGCSKIREFPEIPPNCMGSLGLNETAIEQVPSTIGSFSCLTKLWLASSLRLKTLPESICQLNSLQLLNIDHCINLHNLPGNLGNLASLKLLVASCSGIRELPSSLCRLKKLAHLSVEKCVYLQKLPEMLGNLESLEVFVLDGSGIKELPDSLCFLKKLRHLSVEKCVNLQKLPEKLGKLESLQVLVAGGSGMKELPDSLCSLEQLTSLSFAKCVNLHNLPEKIGNLESLEVLVVCGSGIKCLPDSFCRLRRIRRLSVEKCVNLRYLPENLGNLEYLEEIFAPSSGLEGLPESICSLKYLRVVNIDKCVNLHELPSNFGNLESLERLTAAGAGIRHPSSSFNQLNKLRTLSFRGCEGLIIPTLTGFPHLGIVNLEWCGLSEFPKSICFIASLKKLYVGGNNFERIPDSIKHLSQLVSLHLCDSRRLKYLPELPLLWKLCLNNCICLESGSLLQLQRIHVLEIGNCINLDLNNCSAIVEHVLGRHWASREALLLPGSEVPQWMEYQNNSGSSLSLSLREVEQIKSICFCAVLDPKVLHPSHGAKIGCTVHAINEYVDDQYRFVSNWKIKVDFSSEHVFFRQFLASIQLNRSLNSSVTFEIFVEDISKTRIQNAILKCGVHLQTKNKSPLKTH; this is encoded by the exons TGCAACATCAGGCCGGAATCCAAGCTAATTGAAGAAATTGTCAACCAAATCTCGAAGAAATTGAATGATGTATTTTCAGATGATGCTTATGATGAAGGGTTGATAGGAATTGATAGCCGTGTCGAGGATGCTAAAACATTATTATGCCTCGGGCCAATCGACGTGCGTGTTTTAGGGATTTGGGGTATGGGTGGTATTGGCAAGAGCACAATTGCTGGAAGATTATTTGATCGAATTTCTGGTGAATTCAATATAAAATGCTTTGTTACAGATGTCAGGGAAAGATATAAAAATGGTGGACCAGATGGTGTAAGGCAGGAAGTTCTTCTCCAACTATTTGGAAGGGAAACTTATGATGCAGGAATTCCCATTATGCTTTCATCTTCCATTATTAGGAAAAGGTTGTTTCGAAAGAAAGTTCTTATTGCTCTCGACGATGTGAGTGATATAGAGCAAATAGAACTTTCAATAGGAAAAACTGCTATTTATGGTGCAGGCAGCAGATTTATCTTCACTAGTAGAGATAAACAGCTGCTTAGGAACATGGATGCTGAAATCTATGAagttgaaaaattaaatgactATGAAGCCTCTTGGCTTTTTCGCTTCCATGCTTTCAAGCATGCTGTTTCAGGAAAAGAATACATTATGCTTTCAAAAAGGGTGGTTAGATATGCCCAAGGCAATCCTCTTGCCCTCAAAGTTCTGGGTTCTAATTTATACGGTAGAAGTTTAGAAGAATGGGAGGATGAAATGGACAAGCTGGAAGTTACATCTGACTATAAAATCCAAAGAATATTGAAGTTTAGTTATGATGGACTAAGCGACTTTGAAAAGGAAATTTTTCTTGATATTGCTTGTTTCTTTAAAGGAGAAAAAAGAGATGTGGTTGAAAAGATGTTGGACGTCGCTGGTTCCAAAATTGGAATAAGTCGTCTAATTGATAAGTCACTTGTTTCTGAGGAAAACTGCAGGTTACTTATCCATGATCTTGTACAACAAATGGGCATGGATATTATTTTTGAGGAAAATCAGCAAGGAAAACATAGAAGGCTCTGGCATCCTAATGATATATATTACATTTTGCAAGCGCCGAG GAAGCCACAATTGTTT ATACCTGAAGCTAATTTATATTGGTTTGCTATTGTAATTAAGCAGGGGATAGAAGTGAAAGGGATTTCACTGGACATGTCCAGAATCAGAGAGGTAGAACTAAGTCCTACTGCCTTCCAGAAACTGTATAGACTTAGGTGGTTGAAGTTTTACTGTCCAGAACCTCATGAAAGTAGAGTATACATCCCTGAGGGCTTAACAAATCTTCCATATGAACTAAGGTTACTGCACTGGTGTCAATACCCAATGAAATGTCTACCACTGAGTTTCTGTGCAGAGAAACTTGTTAAAATTATCATAACTGGTAGCAAACTTGAAGAGCTTTGGGATGGAGTTCAG CACCTTGGAAATTTGAAAGTTTTGAATCTTTCGAATTCTAAGTATCTAATGAGAATTCCAGATTTGTCTAGTGCTGCAAATCTTGACGTTCTAAAATTAAGAGGATGTGTAAGCTTGGTTGAGATTCCCTCGACTATTAAATATTTGAGCAAACTTTATCAATTGGATCTAAGCTATTGCCGACGTCTTTGCAAATTACCCAGCTTCCTACATTTGAAAAATCTTGCAATACTTTTTTTGTTTGGTTGCTCAAAAATAAGGGAGTTTCCAGAGATCCCGCCTAATTGTATGGGGAGTCTAGGTTTAAATGAAACAGCAATAGAACAAGTGCCCTCAACAATTGGGAGTTTCAGTTGCCTTACTAAATTGTGGTTGGCTTCATCTCTGAGGCTTAAAACTCTCCCAGAAAGCATTTGCCAACTTAATTCTCTTCAACTTCTAAATATTGATCATTGCATAAATCTACACAACCTGCCAGGAAACCTAGGGAATTTAGCATCTCTAAAGCTGCTTGTGGCAAGTTGTTCTGGGATAAGAGAATTACCATCCAGCTTATGTAGACTAAAAAAACTTGCACATTTATCAGTTGAGAAATGTGTATATCTCCAGAAGCTACCAGAAATGTTGGGTAATCTAGAATCTCTAGAGGTGTTTGTTTTAGATGGTTCTGGTATAAAAGAATTACCAGACAGCCTTTGCTTCCTGAAAAAACTTAGGCATTTATCAGTTGAGAAATGTGTAAATCTCCAGAAGCTACCAGAAAAGTTGGGAAAACTGGAATCTCTACAGGTGCTTGTTGCAGGTGGTTCTGGTATGAAAGAGTTACCAGATAGCCTTTGCAGTTTGGAACAACTGACAAGTTTATCATTTGCCAAATGTGTAAATCTTCACAATCTACCAGAGAAGATAGGGAACTTGGAATCTCTAGAGGTGCTTGTCGTTTGTGGGTCTGGTATAAAATGTTTACCAGACAGCTTTTGTCGTCTAAGAAGAATCAGACGCTTATCAGTTGAGAAATGTGTAAATCTCCGCTACCTACCAGAGAACTTGGGAAATTTGGAGTATCTAGAGGAGATTTTTGCACCAAGTAGTGGACTGGAAGGATTACCAGAAAGCATATGCAGTTTGAAATATCTTAGAGTTGTTAATATTGATAAATGCGTAAACCTTCATGAACTACCGAGCAACTTTGGGAATTTAGAATCATTGGAGAGGCTTACTGCGGCTGGTGCTGGTATCAGACATCCATCATCATCCTTCAATCAGTTGAACAAATTAAGAACTTTAAGTTTTAGAGGATGTGAAGGTTTGATAATCCCTACTTTGACAGGATTCCCTCATCTAGGAATTGTAAACTTGGAGTGGTGTGGCCTGTCTGAATTTCCTAAAAGCATTTGCTTTATAGCATCTTTGAAGAAATTGTATGTAGGTGGAAATAATTTCGAGCGCATACCTGATAGCATCAAGCATCTTTCGCAGCTTGTATCACTGCATTTATGTGATTCCAGAAGACTCAAATATTTACCCGAGCTTCCATTATTATGGAAATTATGCTTAAATAATTGCATTTGTCTGGAATCAGGATCTTTACTTCAACTGCAGCGTATTCATGTTTTAGAAATCGGTAACTGCATCAATTTGGATCTGAATAATTGCAGTGCAATTGTGGAACATGTTTTGGGAAGACATTGGGCTAGTCGTGAG GCTTTGCTTCTCCCTGGAAGTGAAGTACCGCAGTGGATGGAATATCAGAATAACAGTGGATCTTCTTTGTCTCTGTCTTTAAGAGAAGTGGAACAGATAAAATCAATATGCTTCTGTGCTGTTTTAGATCCAAAAGTTTTGCATCCTTCTCATGGTGCAAAAATTGGGTGTACGGTACATGCCATAAACGAGTATGTAGATGACCAATATCGGTTTGTTTCGAATTGGAAGATCAAAGTGGATTTTAGTTCAGAACATGTTTTCTTCCGTCAATTTCTTGCCTCCATTCAGTTGAACAGGTCTCTGAATAGTAGTGTGACCTTCGAAATTTTTGTCGAAGACATAAGTAAGACTCGCATTCAGAATGCGATACTTAAGTGCGGGGTTCATCTCCAGACAAAGAATAAGTCTCCTTTAAAGACACACTGA
- the LOC110624135 gene encoding uncharacterized protein LOC110624135 isoform X1: MALNFSAFSPSTTPNFLIIPQHKLYSSCRRILAKPEGAETGVTEQELASSSSSSSSGSLSSTRLQLDLLDQLTSASPSSADTAGYESDGGFRKLTIREQLVQLVGERDEDEDFSIPLGKNLKKVSPKFLTISQKRNIRRQAYLDEVSQRNDSVFFATIGAFVILPPIIILGIAILTGYVQLFP; encoded by the exons ATGGCCTTAAATTTCAGTGCTTTTTCTCCTTCTACGACTCCTAACTTTCTGATAATCCCACAGCACAAGCTTTATTCTTCTTGCAGAAGAATACTCGCTAAACCAGAAGGTGCTGAAACTGGAGTAACAGAGCAAGaacttgcttcttcttcttcttcttcttcttctg GGTCATTGTCCTCAACCCGTTTGCAGCTAGATCTGTTGGATCAGCTCACATCTGCCTCCCCATCATCAGCTGATACTGCTG GGTATGAAAGTGATGGTGGCTTCAGGAAACTTACGATTCGAGAGCAGCTTGTGCAGCTGGTAGGAGAAAGAGATGAGGATGAAGATTTCAGCATTCCATTGGGGAAAAATCTGAAGAAGGTGAGTCCAAAGTTCTTAACTATTTCACAGAAGAGAAACATTAGAAGACAAGCTTACTTGGATGAAGTTTCTCAGAGGAATGACTCCGTTTTCTTTGCAACTATTGGAGCTTTCGTAATCCTTCCACCTATTATAATCTTAGGAATTGCAATATTAACTGGTTATGTTCAGCTTTTTCCATGa
- the LOC110624135 gene encoding uncharacterized protein LOC110624135 isoform X2, whose protein sequence is MALNFSAFSPSTTPNFLIIPQHKLYSSCRRILAKPEGAETGVTEQELASSSSSSSGSLSSTRLQLDLLDQLTSASPSSADTAGYESDGGFRKLTIREQLVQLVGERDEDEDFSIPLGKNLKKVSPKFLTISQKRNIRRQAYLDEVSQRNDSVFFATIGAFVILPPIIILGIAILTGYVQLFP, encoded by the exons ATGGCCTTAAATTTCAGTGCTTTTTCTCCTTCTACGACTCCTAACTTTCTGATAATCCCACAGCACAAGCTTTATTCTTCTTGCAGAAGAATACTCGCTAAACCAGAAGGTGCTGAAACTGGAGTAACAGAGCAAGaacttgcttcttcttcttcttcttcttct GGGTCATTGTCCTCAACCCGTTTGCAGCTAGATCTGTTGGATCAGCTCACATCTGCCTCCCCATCATCAGCTGATACTGCTG GGTATGAAAGTGATGGTGGCTTCAGGAAACTTACGATTCGAGAGCAGCTTGTGCAGCTGGTAGGAGAAAGAGATGAGGATGAAGATTTCAGCATTCCATTGGGGAAAAATCTGAAGAAGGTGAGTCCAAAGTTCTTAACTATTTCACAGAAGAGAAACATTAGAAGACAAGCTTACTTGGATGAAGTTTCTCAGAGGAATGACTCCGTTTTCTTTGCAACTATTGGAGCTTTCGTAATCCTTCCACCTATTATAATCTTAGGAATTGCAATATTAACTGGTTATGTTCAGCTTTTTCCATGa